A part of Astyanax mexicanus isolate ESR-SI-001 chromosome 2, AstMex3_surface, whole genome shotgun sequence genomic DNA contains:
- the LOC125799006 gene encoding deleted in malignant brain tumors 1 protein-like isoform X9: MSDAAVVCRELGCGEAVDALGKSHFGSGSGPIWMEDVDCSGSESRLENCRSPVWGKHDCNETHNSGVICSGARLVLGSRCSGRVEVLHGESWATVCDADFNQQDAEVVCRELGCGSPVKVLGAAAFGRGEGQVWSEVLQCRGNKSQTHFCPKSSSLKHNCSHDNDVGLVCAGVLLVNGSRCSGRVEVLHGESWFTVCDADFNQQDAEVVCRELGCGSLVEVLGAAAFGRGEGPVWSEKLQCRGTESQIHFCPKSSSLKHNCSHDDDVGLVCADSVRLADGGSRCAGRAEVFHRGQWGTICGAGANFIAGFVMCKELGCGEPFRTDAAVPGSAPIWMSHVKCTGSESTLKHCGSLGWGEHSCNHNMDIELTCSDHRTSRLADGPHVCSGRVEVFHGASWFTVCDADFDQQDAEVVCRELGCGSPVEVLGAAAFGRGEGQVWSEELQCRGNESQIHFCPKSSSLKHSCSHDDDVGLVCSESVRLVDGGSRCAGRVEVLHKGQWGTVCDDNWDMIDAAVVCRELGCGEAVDALSGAYFGSGSGPIWMDNVECRESESILKNCKSAGWGKHNCNHPKDAGVICSRVRLVGGSHCSGRVEVLHGESWATVCDADFDQQGAEVVCRELGCGSPVEVLGAAAFGRGEGPVWSEELQCRGNESQIHFCPKSSSLKHNCSHDDDVGLACSGDKRRLVGDPHACSGRVEKLHRNSWLPVCDADFNQQDAEVVCSWELGCGSPVEVLGAAAFGRAEGQMWSEELQCRGNESHMYLCQTSPSLKPNCSHNKDVGLRCSGHTQARLMNGSDSCSGRVELQYLSSSLASHEGGVRLSGGMECEGEVEVFFRQDWRRVLLDSWSESEASVVCRQLGCGSVLNISSSSSSSPEHSYMCVTGFNCSGSEAHLRNCSSSQAVNCSSTVQLYITCSGTSNTVHSSIRLVGSGVDCAGRLEVFHSGSWGTVSDELWDIEDAQVVCRQLQCGVALSAPVPVPARFGSGTGPIWLNEVECEGNEVSLWNCRYQLCGEDECGHKDDVGVVCSEYKEIRLTEGCEGNLEVYYNGTWGNVCVNGMTDETAKLICRELNCGRTGSESWSKARVESAPNWLDNVKCRKHDSTLWHCPSSSWGENRCDNRNEVACITCSENGNTLDLTNWLCDSSPHERPCSKHIPLRLRGGVGSCSGWLQVYHNKTWGSVCGDLWDIRDAQVVCRQLGCGPALSANRRAADGSGGGTIWMNRVKCRGNEIHLWDCPHSLKNHTDCSHSAGVTCGGFLYHTLPLNNKRGQMGHFVLQDSQPQTRRIILPQTPPPAVPSIYPVSLLVLGYVLFLALVLLVVLFYQNRVLRRVISKRRKTSAEPVYVEIDTRLIPKRITVSTETSFC; the protein is encoded by the exons atgagtgatgctgcagtggtgtgtagagagctgggctgtggagaagctgtagatgcactgggcaaatctcattttggatcaggatcaggaccaatctggatggaggatgtggactgtagtggatcagagtctagactggagaactgtagatcaccagtatggggtaaacatgactgcaatgaaacccacaattctggagtcatctgttcag gagccaggctggttttaggttctcgctgctctgggagagtggaggttcttcatggagagagctgggccacagtgtgtgatgctgactttaaccagcaggatgcagaggttgtgtgtcgagagctgggctgtggttctcctgtgaaggttctgggagcagctgcgtttggtagaggggagggtcaggtgtggtcagaggtgcttcagtgtagaggaaacaaatctcagactcacttctgtccaaaatcatcttcactcaaacacaactgctcccatgataatgatgtgggactggtgtgtgcag gagtcctgctggttaatggctctcgctgctctggaagagtggaggttcttcatggtgagagctggttcacagtgtgtgatgctgactttaaccagcaggatgcagag gttgtgtgtcgagagctgggctgtggttctcttgtggaggttctgggagcagctgcttttggtagaggggagggtccggtgtggtcagagaagcttcagtgtagaggaactgaatctcagattcacttctgtccaaaatcatcttcactcaaacacaactgctcccatgatgatgatgtgggactggtgtgtgcag acagtgtgaggttggcagatggtggcagtcgctgtgctggaagagcagaggtttttcacagaggacagtggggaacaatttgtggtgctggtgcaaatttcatagcgggttttgtcatgtgtaaagagttgggctgtggagagccgtttaggactgatgcagctgttccaggatctgcaccgatctggatgagtcatgtgaagtgtactggatcagagtctacactgaaacactgtggatcattagggtggggtgaacacagctgtaatcataatatggatattgagcttacctgttcag atcacaggaCATCCAGACTTGCTGATGGTCCTCATgtttgctctgggagagtggaggtttttcATGGAGCGTCttggttcacagtgtgtgatgctgactttgaccagcaggatgcagaggttgtgtgtcgagagctgggctgtggttctcctgtggag gttctgggagcagctgcttttggtagaggggagggtcaggtgtggtcagaggagcttcagtgtagaggaaacgaatctcagattcacttctgtccaaaatcatcttcactcaaacacagcTGCTCCCATGatgatgatgtgggactggtgtgttctg aaagtgtgaggttggtggatggtgggagtcgctgtgctgggagagtggaggttcttcataaaggacagtggggaacagtgtgtgatgataaCTGGGATATgatagatgctgcagtggtgtgtagagagctgggctgtggagaggctGTAGATGCACTTAGTGGTGCttactttggatcaggatcaggaccaatctggatggataatgtgGAGTGTAGAGAATCAGAATCCATACTAAAGAACTGTAaatcagcaggatggggtaaacataactgtaatcatcctaaagatgctggagtcatctgttcaa GAGTCAGGCTGGTTGGAGGTTCTCACTGCTCtggaagagtggaggttcttcatggagagagctgggccacagtgtgtgatgctgactttgaccagcagggtgcagaggttgtgtgtcgagagctgggctgtggttctcctgtggaggttctgggagcagctgcgtttggtagaggggagggtccggtgtggtcagaggagcttcagtgtagaggaaatgaatctcagattcacttctgtccaaaatcatcttcactcaaacacaactgctcccatgatgatgatgtgggactggcatgttctg GTGACAAGCGAAGACTTGTTGGTGATCCTcacgcatgctctgggagagtagagaagcttcatcggaattcttggcttccagtgtgtgatgctgactttaaccagcaggatgcagaggttgtgtgcagctgggagctgggctgtggttctcctgtggaggttctgggagcagctgcttttggtagagcagagggtcagatgtggtcagaggagcttcagtgtagaggaaacgaatctcatatgtacctctgccagacatctccttccttgaaacccaactgctctcacaacaaggatgtgggactaagatgctctg gtcacactcaggctcggctgatgaacggctcagattcctgttctggtcgagtggagctccagtacctca gttcttctctggcgtctcatgagggaggagtgcggttgtctggagggatggagtgtgagggggaggtggaggtgttcttcaggcaggactggaggagagttctgctggactcctggagtgagtctgaggcctctgtggtctgcagacagctgggctgtggttctgtactcaacatctccagctcctcttcatccagtcctgaacacagctacatgtgtgtgacgggtttcaactgctctgggagtgaagctcatctgaggaactgcagcagctcacaagcagttaactgcagctccacagtacagctctacatcacctgctctg gtacatctaacacagtccacagctccatcaggctggttggttctggggtagactgtgcaggaaggctggaggttttccacagtggatcatgggggacagtgagtgatgaattgtgggatattgaggatgcgcaggtggtctgcagacagctgcagtgtggagtcgccctcagtgctccagtaccagtaccagcccggtttggatctggaactggacccatttggctgaatgaggtggagtgtgaggggaacgaggtgtctctgtggaactgcagatatcagctgtgtggagaggatgaatgtggacacaaggatgatgtaggagtcgtgtgctcag agtataaagagatcagactgactgagggctgtgaggggaatctggaggtgtactataatggaacctgggggaatgtgtgtgtaaatgggatgactgatgaaacggcaaaattgatctgtcgagagctgaactgtggaagaactggcagtgagtcttggtctaaagcaagagtggagtcagctcctaactggctggataatgtaaaatgtaggaaacatgactccactctgtggcactgtccatcttcttcctggggggagaacaggtgtgataatcgcaatgaggttgcttgcattacctgctcag agaatggaaatacactagatttgacaaattggctgtgtgattcatctcctcatgagagaccgtgctcaa agcacattcctctgaggctgaggggaggagtaggaagctgttctggatggctgcaggtgtatcataataaaacatgggggtctgtatgtggtgacctctgggacatcagggatgctcaggtggtctgcaggcagctgggttgtgggccggcgctgagtgctaatagaagagctgctgatggttctggtggaggaactatctggatgaacagagtgaagtgtagagggaatgagattcacctgtgggactgtcctcattccctgaagaaccacactgactgctcccacagtgctggagtcacttgtggag gcttcctgtatcatactttgcctttaaataataaaagaggacagatgggacattttgtcttgcaag attctcaaccacagacaagaagaatcatacttccacaaactcctccaccagctgttccctccatctatccagtgtctctcctggttctgggatatgtgctcttcctggccttagtgcttctggttgtgctgttttatcagaacagagtgctcaggagag tgatctctaagaggaggaagacttcagctgagcctgtctatgtggagattgacaccaggctcatccctaaaagaattactgtctcaactgaaa cctccttctgctga
- the LOC125799006 gene encoding deleted in malignant brain tumors 1 protein-like isoform X7: protein MSDAAVVCRELGCGEAVDALGKSHFGSGSGPIWMEDVDCSGSESRLENCRSPVWGKHDCNETHNSGVICSGARLVLGSRCSGRVEVLHGESWATVCDADFNQQDAEVVCRELGCGSPVKVLGAAAFGRGEGQVWSEVLQCRGNKSQTHFCPKSSSLKHNCSHDNDVGLVCAGVLLVNGSRCSGRVEVLHGESWFTVCDADFNQQDAEVVCRELGCGSPVEILGAAAFGRGEGPVWSEELQCRGNESQIHFCPKSSSLKHNCSHDNDVGLVCSASGPIWMDNVHCSGSESTLRNCESAGWGKHNCDHSKDAGVICSGVRVVGGSHCSGRVEVLHGESWVTVCDADFDQQGAEVVCRELGCGSPVEVLGAAAFGRGEGQVWSEELQCRGNESQIHFCPKSSSLKHSCSHDDDVGLVCSESVRLVDGGSRCAGRVEVLHKGQWGTVCDDNWDMIDAAVVCRELGCGEAVDALSGAYFGSGSGPIWMDNVECRESESILKNCKSAGWGKHNCNHPKDAGVICSRVRLVGGSHCSGRVEVLHGESWATVCDADFDQQGAEVVCRELGCGSPVEVLGAAAFGRGEGPVWSEELQCRGNESQIHFCPKSSSLKHNCSHDDDVGLACSGDKRRLVGDPHACSGRVEKLHRNSWLPVCDADFNQQDAEVVCSWELGCGSPVEVLGAAAFGRAEGQMWSEELQCRGNESHMYLCQTSPSLKPNCSHNKDVGLRCSGHTQARLMNGSDSCSGRVELQYLSEWGTVCDVSWDMRAASVLCAQLKCGSSVAVLGSDWFGEGSGRIWADVFDCQGNETHLLKCPISSWSRTACSHEQYAGVICSGSSLASHEGGVRLSGGMECEGEVEVFFRQDWRRVLLDSWSESEASVVCRQLGCGSVLNISSSSSSSPEHSYMCVTGFNCSGSEAHLRNCSSSQAVNCSSTVQLYITCSGTSNTVHSSIRLVGSGVDCAGRLEVFHSGSWGTVSDELWDIEDAQVVCRQLQCGVALSAPVPVPARFGSGTGPIWLNEVECEGNEVSLWNCRYQLCGEDECGHKDDVGVVCSEYKEIRLTEGCEGNLEVYYNGTWGNVCVNGMTDETAKLICRELNCGRTGSESWSKARVESAPNWLDNVKCRKHDSTLWHCPSSSWGENRCDNRNEVACITCSENGNTLDLTNWLCDSSPHERPCSKHIPLRLRGGVGSCSGWLQVYHNKTWGSVCGDLWDIRDAQVVCRQLGCGPALSANRRAADGSGGGTIWMNRVKCRGNEIHLWDCPHSLKNHTDCSHSAGVTCGGFLYHTLPLNNKRGQMGHFVLQDSQPQTRRIILPQTPPPAVPSIYPVSLLVLGYVLFLALVLLVVLFYQNRVLRRVISKRRKTSAEPVYVEIDTRLIPKRITVSTETSFC from the exons atgagtgatgctgcagtggtgtgtagagagctgggctgtggagaagctgtagatgcactgggcaaatctcattttggatcaggatcaggaccaatctggatggaggatgtggactgtagtggatcagagtctagactggagaactgtagatcaccagtatggggtaaacatgactgcaatgaaacccacaattctggagtcatctgttcag gagccaggctggttttaggttctcgctgctctgggagagtggaggttcttcatggagagagctgggccacagtgtgtgatgctgactttaaccagcaggatgcagaggttgtgtgtcgagagctgggctgtggttctcctgtgaaggttctgggagcagctgcgtttggtagaggggagggtcaggtgtggtcagaggtgcttcagtgtagaggaaacaaatctcagactcacttctgtccaaaatcatcttcactcaaacacaactgctcccatgataatgatgtgggactggtgtgtgcag gagtcctgctggttaatggctctcgctgctctggaagagtggaggttcttcatggtgagagctggttcacagtgtgtgatgctgactttaaccagcaggatgcagaggttgtgtgtcgggagctgggctgtggttctcctgtggagattctgggagcagctgcttttggtagaggggagggtccggtgtggtcagaggagcttcagtgtagaggaaacgaatcacagattcacttctgtccaaaatcatcttcactcaaacacaactgctcccatgataatgatgtgggactggtgtgttctg catcaggaccaatctggatggataatgtgcactgcagtggctctgagtctacactgaggaactgtgaatcagcaggatggggtaaacataactgtgatcattctaaagatgctggagtcatctgttcag GAGTCCGGGTGGTTGGTGGTTCTCActgttctgggagagtggaggttcttcatggagagagctgggtcacagtgtgtgatgctgactttgaccagcagggtgcagag gttgtgtgtcgagagctgggctgtggttctcctgtggag gttctgggagcagctgcttttggtagaggggagggtcaggtgtggtcagaggagcttcagtgtagaggaaacgaatctcagattcacttctgtccaaaatcatcttcactcaaacacagcTGCTCCCATGatgatgatgtgggactggtgtgttctg aaagtgtgaggttggtggatggtgggagtcgctgtgctgggagagtggaggttcttcataaaggacagtggggaacagtgtgtgatgataaCTGGGATATgatagatgctgcagtggtgtgtagagagctgggctgtggagaggctGTAGATGCACTTAGTGGTGCttactttggatcaggatcaggaccaatctggatggataatgtgGAGTGTAGAGAATCAGAATCCATACTAAAGAACTGTAaatcagcaggatggggtaaacataactgtaatcatcctaaagatgctggagtcatctgttcaa GAGTCAGGCTGGTTGGAGGTTCTCACTGCTCtggaagagtggaggttcttcatggagagagctgggccacagtgtgtgatgctgactttgaccagcagggtgcagaggttgtgtgtcgagagctgggctgtggttctcctgtggaggttctgggagcagctgcgtttggtagaggggagggtccggtgtggtcagaggagcttcagtgtagaggaaatgaatctcagattcacttctgtccaaaatcatcttcactcaaacacaactgctcccatgatgatgatgtgggactggcatgttctg GTGACAAGCGAAGACTTGTTGGTGATCCTcacgcatgctctgggagagtagagaagcttcatcggaattcttggcttccagtgtgtgatgctgactttaaccagcaggatgcagaggttgtgtgcagctgggagctgggctgtggttctcctgtggaggttctgggagcagctgcttttggtagagcagagggtcagatgtggtcagaggagcttcagtgtagaggaaacgaatctcatatgtacctctgccagacatctccttccttgaaacccaactgctctcacaacaaggatgtgggactaagatgctctg gtcacactcaggctcggctgatgaacggctcagattcctgttctggtcgagtggagctccagtacctcagtgagtggggtacagtgtgtgatgtaagctgggatatgagagctgccagtgtcctctgtgctcagctgaagtgtgggagttctgtggctgtgttggggtcagactggtttggggaggggagtggccggatctgggctgatgtgtttgattgtcagggaaacgaaacacacctgttaaagtgtcccatttcatcatggagtcgaactgcatgctctcatgaacagtatgctggagttatctgtagtg gttcttctctggcgtctcatgagggaggagtgcggttgtctggagggatggagtgtgagggggaggtggaggtgttcttcaggcaggactggaggagagttctgctggactcctggagtgagtctgaggcctctgtggtctgcagacagctgggctgtggttctgtactcaacatctccagctcctcttcatccagtcctgaacacagctacatgtgtgtgacgggtttcaactgctctgggagtgaagctcatctgaggaactgcagcagctcacaagcagttaactgcagctccacagtacagctctacatcacctgctctg gtacatctaacacagtccacagctccatcaggctggttggttctggggtagactgtgcaggaaggctggaggttttccacagtggatcatgggggacagtgagtgatgaattgtgggatattgaggatgcgcaggtggtctgcagacagctgcagtgtggagtcgccctcagtgctccagtaccagtaccagcccggtttggatctggaactggacccatttggctgaatgaggtggagtgtgaggggaacgaggtgtctctgtggaactgcagatatcagctgtgtggagaggatgaatgtggacacaaggatgatgtaggagtcgtgtgctcag agtataaagagatcagactgactgagggctgtgaggggaatctggaggtgtactataatggaacctgggggaatgtgtgtgtaaatgggatgactgatgaaacggcaaaattgatctgtcgagagctgaactgtggaagaactggcagtgagtcttggtctaaagcaagagtggagtcagctcctaactggctggataatgtaaaatgtaggaaacatgactccactctgtggcactgtccatcttcttcctggggggagaacaggtgtgataatcgcaatgaggttgcttgcattacctgctcag agaatggaaatacactagatttgacaaattggctgtgtgattcatctcctcatgagagaccgtgctcaa agcacattcctctgaggctgaggggaggagtaggaagctgttctggatggctgcaggtgtatcataataaaacatgggggtctgtatgtggtgacctctgggacatcagggatgctcaggtggtctgcaggcagctgggttgtgggccggcgctgagtgctaatagaagagctgctgatggttctggtggaggaactatctggatgaacagagtgaagtgtagagggaatgagattcacctgtgggactgtcctcattccctgaagaaccacactgactgctcccacagtgctggagtcacttgtggag gcttcctgtatcatactttgcctttaaataataaaagaggacagatgggacattttgtcttgcaag attctcaaccacagacaagaagaatcatacttccacaaactcctccaccagctgttccctccatctatccagtgtctctcctggttctgggatatgtgctcttcctggccttagtgcttctggttgtgctgttttatcagaacagagtgctcaggagag tgatctctaagaggaggaagacttcagctgagcctgtctatgtggagattgacaccaggctcatccctaaaagaattactgtctcaactgaaa cctccttctgctga